The Rhododendron vialii isolate Sample 1 chromosome 5a, ASM3025357v1 genome contains a region encoding:
- the LOC131325317 gene encoding nicotinamidase 2-like: MATKSEPSSSYKKFEIRTRNPNPKTSILLVIDAQNYFSSMVNPIIPSINTTIDLCRRASIPIIFTRHRHKFPADHGMLGEWWNGDLVIDGTPEAELMPELDRRPNDAVVEKSTYGAFTGTRLEERLRELGVEEVIVTGVMTNLCCETTAREAFVRGFRVFFSTDATATSEVELHEASLKNLAYGFAYLVDCQRIGDAFSL, encoded by the coding sequence ATGGCCACGAAATCTGAACCATCTTCTTCTTACAAGAAATTCGAGATCAGAACGCGAAACCCAAATCCCAAAACCTCGATTCTGTTAGTCATCGATGCCCAGAACTACTTCTCTTCGATGGTGAACCCCATCATCCCATCCATCAACACCACCATCGACCTCTGCCGACGGGCCTCCATCCCCATAATCTTCACGCGCCACCGCCACAAGTTTCCCGCCGACCACGGCATGCTGGGCGAGTGGTGGAACGGCGACCTCGTCATCGACGGCACACCGGAGGCGGAGCTGATGCCGGAACTTGATCGGAGACCCAACGACGCGGTGGTGGAGAAGAGCACGTACGGCGCGTTCACGGGCACGCGCCTGGAGGAGCGGCTGAGGGAGTTAGGTGTGGAGGAGGTGATCGTGACGGGGGTGATGACTAATCTGTGTTGCGAGACGACGGCGCGTGAGGCTTTCGTGAGGGGGTTTCGGGTGTTCTTCTCGACGGATGCAACGGCGACGTCGGAGGTGGAGTTGCATGAGGCTAGCTTGAAGAATTTGGCTTATGGGTTTGCTTACTTGGTTGATTGTCaaaggattggagatgctttttCTTTGTAA